The DNA region AAATCACTTAAATTTCCATATTTTCCTTTTTCATAAAAGAGATTTTTTCCATTTTTCCAAATGCTTTGATGCACATGCATGCCACTTCCGTTATCTCCATAAAGTGGCTTTGGCATGAAAGTTGCAGTTTTTCCGTTTAAGTGGGCTACCATTTTTACAACATATTTATATTTTTGAACATTATCAGCAGCCTCAACTAAAGAGCCAAACTTAACACCTATTTCACCTTGAGCTTGAGCAGCTTCATGATGACATACAAAAGTTTCTAATCCAATTTGCTCTAAAACTTGCACCATTTCAGCTCTTAAATCAACCATGCTGTCAATTGGCTGAACTGGGAAATATCCGCCTTTTGGTCCTGGGCGATGGCCTGTGTTATAAGAGTCTTTATACTCTTTAGCGCTATTCCATTCACCTTCTTCGCTATCTACATTAAACATTGCGCAATTCATGGAATCTACTATTTTCACATCATCAAAAATAAAAAATTCATTTTCAGGTCCAAAATAGCAAGCATCACCAATGCCACTTTCTTTTAAAAAGGCTTCTGCTCTTTTTGCTATGGATCTTGGGCATTTTTCATACATTTTGCCTTTGTAGATATCATATACATCGCAAATTACAATGATTGTAACATCAGCAGTGAATGGATCTAAAAAAGCAGTTTCTAAATCTGGCTTTAAAATCATATCTGATTTATGGATTGGTTGCCAAGCCTCAATTGAACTTGCATCAAATGGAAGCCCTTCATCGAAATCTTTAGGCAATCTTTTATAATTATATGAAATATGGTGCCAAGTTCCTTTTAAGTCTGTAAATCTAAAATCTACAAATGCAACTTCATTTTCATCACAAAATTTAAAAAATTCATCTTTATTTTTTACAAATTTACCCATATTTTTTCTCCTTTGGAATAAAGGGGTTATTTTAACATATTTAGAGTTATATTTTTATAAAATTTAATCATAATTTCTAAATTTAGATATTATTTGCATGATAAAAACATCATTGTATTGTAACATTCATTTTGATATAATTTCACATTTATTGATAATTAAATTTTTATAAAGGATTAAGATATGAAAAAAATCGTTTGTGCCTTGACTTTATTAGTTTTTATTTTTACGGGTTGTGATAGTGATTCAGAGTTTTTAACACCTGCTGAAATAGACGGCAAATATGGTTTTATTAATGAAAAAAGTAAGTTTGTCTTGAAGCCAATCTACGAAAGAGCTTGGGAATTTTCAGAAAATGGCGTAGCAGTAGTTCAGTTAAATGGCAAATTCGGTCTTATAAATAAAAAAGGTAAATTTATAGTTGAGCCTAAATTTGATGATATCGGTTATTTTTCAAAAAATGGTTTAGCAGAAGTTAAGCTATACAGTAAATGGGGTGTTATCAATGAAAAAGGCAAATTTATAATTGAACCTAAATTTGATGATATGGGTTATTTTTCAAAAAATGGTTTAACAAAAAATGGTTTAACAAAAATTGAGTTAAACGGTAAATATGGTTTTATCAATGAAAAAGGAGATATCGTAATAGAACCTAAATTTGATGATATTTACTATTTTTCAGAAAATGGTTTAGCAGCAGCTCAATTAAAAAAAGAATGGGGTATTGGCAGCAAATGGGGTTTTATCAATGAAAAAGGTAAATTTATAGTTGAGCCTAAGTTTGATGATATTGAACAATTTTCAAAAAATGGTTTAGCACCAGTTAAGCTATACAGTAAATGGGGTGTTATCAATGAAAAAGGTAAATTTATAGTAGAGCCTAAATTTGATAATATATGGGAGTTTTCAAAAAATGGTTTAGCACCAGTTAATTTATATAATCGGTGGGGTTTCATCAATGAAAAAGGAGATATCGTAATAGAACCTAAATTTGATTATGTTGATAGATTTTTAGAAAATGGTTTAGCAAAAATTGAGTTAAACGGTAAATATGGTTTTATCAATGAAAAAGGAGATATCGTAATAGAACCTAAATTTGATAATATTTACTATTTTTCAGAAAATGGTTTAGCAAAAATTAAGTTAAACGGTAAATATGGTTTTATCAATGAAAAGGGGGATATCATAATAGAACCTAAATTTGATGATATTGGTTATTTTTCAAAAAATGGTTTAGCACCAGTTAAGTTATATAATCGGTGGGGTATTATCAATGAAAAAGGAGATATCGTAATAGAACCTAAATTTGATTATGTTGATAGATTTTTAGAAAATGGTTTAGCAACAATTGAGTTAAACGGTAAATATGGTTTTATCAATGAAAAAGGAGATATCGTAATAGAACCTAAATTTGATAATATTTACTATTTTTTAGAAAATGGTTTAGCAAAAATTAAGCTAAACGGTAAATATGGTTTTATCAATGAAAAAGGAGATATCGTAATAGAACCTAAATTTGATGATATTGGTTATTTTAAAAAAGGTTGGGCAACAATTAAATTAGACGGTAAACACGGTGCTATAAACGAAAAAGGCGGAGAGATATGGGGAGTGGTATTTTAAAATTACTAGATATTAAATTTAGCTTTTTTGATACTTGCAATAATGTTAAAATTTTTTTATAATAGCGAGTTTTTAAATTTAAAAGGAGAAAATATGTCAAATTTTTGTGAATTTTTAAAAAATTCTGAAAATGCAACTAAGTCATTTATGGGTGGAGTTATAATGGATGTTGTAACACCAGATCAAGCTAAAATAGCAGAAGCAAGTGGTGCTGTTGCAGTTATGGCGCTTGAAAGAGTTCCAGCAGATATTAGAGCAGCTGGTGGT from Campylobacter ureolyticus includes:
- a CDS encoding WG repeat-containing protein, whose protein sequence is MKKIVCALTLLVFIFTGCDSDSEFLTPAEIDGKYGFINEKSKFVLKPIYERAWEFSENGVAVVQLNGKFGLINKKGKFIVEPKFDDIGYFSKNGLAEVKLYSKWGVINEKGKFIIEPKFDDMGYFSKNGLTKNGLTKIELNGKYGFINEKGDIVIEPKFDDIYYFSENGLAAAQLKKEWGIGSKWGFINEKGKFIVEPKFDDIEQFSKNGLAPVKLYSKWGVINEKGKFIVEPKFDNIWEFSKNGLAPVNLYNRWGFINEKGDIVIEPKFDYVDRFLENGLAKIELNGKYGFINEKGDIVIEPKFDNIYYFSENGLAKIKLNGKYGFINEKGDIIIEPKFDDIGYFSKNGLAPVKLYNRWGIINEKGDIVIEPKFDYVDRFLENGLATIELNGKYGFINEKGDIVIEPKFDNIYYFLENGLAKIKLNGKYGFINEKGDIVIEPKFDDIGYFKKGWATIKLDGKHGAINEKGGEIWGVVF
- the glnA gene encoding type I glutamate--ammonia ligase — protein: MGKFVKNKDEFFKFCDENEVAFVDFRFTDLKGTWHHISYNYKRLPKDFDEGLPFDASSIEAWQPIHKSDMILKPDLETAFLDPFTADVTIIVICDVYDIYKGKMYEKCPRSIAKRAEAFLKESGIGDACYFGPENEFFIFDDVKIVDSMNCAMFNVDSEEGEWNSAKEYKDSYNTGHRPGPKGGYFPVQPIDSMVDLRAEMVQVLEQIGLETFVCHHEAAQAQGEIGVKFGSLVEAADNVQKYKYVVKMVAHLNGKTATFMPKPLYGDNGSGMHVHQSIWKNGKNLFYEKGKYGNLSDLAKYYIGGVLKHARSLSALTNPSINSYKRLIPGFEAPNILTYSCQNRSASIRIPYGAGENSTRVEMRFPDSSACPYLAFAALLMAGIDGIKHKYEPVGPMDINLFELHLDEIREKGIEQFPHTLRGSLESLIRDNEFLKPVMCDEFIQTYQRFKFETQVWPYEARPTPFEFKTTYSC